A single Bifidobacterium asteroides DNA region contains:
- a CDS encoding ATP-binding cassette domain-containing protein: MSEKTSDQQPDEESQEKAAAKAADQKQAAQTTADAEQKTDENTGAEPLPESEEEAAPQTDEQSKEDGSSEEDASMAAFKVVIEQENAEESDDDQEEDPLLETDDQRVLVPGGYPVLSLKHVDYTRKVQGRPEQILDDVDLEFQRRRIYSVETTSPSRRAALMALMTGLRAPTQGSVLFRGTDLRQLLASDYRGHQIGAIFGTDVLRRDLTAVQNLVYTMEASGRTFLGPKDNLARQLLDEVGFPERLHDKLTADLGHLDFRLASVARALCCECDVLIADEPTEGLEPSDWDTLLATLKRVSRRHDCAVIILTSGGSDTVDEDTYDDRFIVD; encoded by the coding sequence ATGAGCGAAAAGACATCGGACCAACAGCCAGACGAAGAGTCCCAGGAAAAGGCTGCAGCCAAGGCCGCCGACCAGAAGCAAGCCGCTCAAACAACGGCCGATGCTGAGCAAAAAACCGACGAGAACACCGGCGCCGAACCGCTGCCCGAATCCGAGGAAGAAGCAGCCCCTCAGACGGACGAACAGTCCAAGGAGGATGGTTCTTCGGAAGAAGACGCGTCGATGGCCGCTTTCAAGGTGGTCATCGAGCAGGAAAATGCCGAGGAGAGCGACGACGATCAGGAGGAGGACCCACTGCTGGAGACCGATGACCAGCGGGTGTTGGTTCCTGGCGGCTACCCGGTGCTCTCCCTGAAGCATGTGGATTACACGCGCAAGGTTCAGGGTCGTCCCGAACAGATCCTGGATGATGTCGATCTGGAATTCCAGCGTCGCCGCATCTACTCGGTGGAGACCACTTCGCCTTCCAGACGGGCCGCTCTGATGGCTCTGATGACCGGTCTGCGCGCCCCCACCCAGGGCAGCGTGCTCTTCCGGGGCACGGACCTGCGCCAATTACTGGCTTCCGACTATCGTGGCCATCAGATCGGAGCCATCTTCGGCACCGATGTCTTAAGGCGCGACCTGACCGCCGTACAGAATCTTGTCTACACCATGGAGGCCAGCGGACGCACCTTCCTGGGCCCCAAGGACAATCTGGCCCGTCAGCTGCTGGACGAGGTGGGCTTCCCGGAGCGCCTGCATGACAAGCTGACGGCTGATCTGGGCCACTTGGACTTCCGCCTGGCCTCCGTGGCCCGTGCCCTGTGCTGCGAGTGCGACGTGCTCATCGCCGACGAACCCACCGAGGGGCTGGAACCGAGCGACTGGGACACCCTGCTGGCCACCCTGAAGCGGGTCTCCCGCCGTCATGACTGCGCAGTGATCATCCTGACCTCCGGCGGTTCTGACACCGTGGACGAGGACACCTACGACGACCGATTCATCGTCGATTGA
- a CDS encoding DHA2 family efflux MFS transporter permease subunit yields the protein MQNTSTSASVHRSRPAVPHPWPAIAALMIGAFVGMLSETSLNIALPNLMESFQIPAATVQWLVTGYMLVIGTVLPFSSLISKWFTTRQTVIFGLVAFLAGSVVSAMAPTFPVLLTGRLIQGIGTGLILPLMFTVAMLIFPPARLGTVMGMCALVIMFAPAIGPTLTGIILGKLTWHWIFWFFTPFLVVALVFAVCFLKNVGTITHQRPDLASILESIVGFGGLVAGVSLASRYGWLSPVTLIILVVALVALVLYIRRQLSLEHPVLNLRIFSIPAFRYGATLVMLDFAVILSSMYLLPQFLQRGLLLPVAMTGILMLPGGAINALVSAFAGRLYDGFGARMPVRCGFLVALLGTVILLFTGPHTPVALVVAAHIILMIGCPLAMSPAQTYALNSLSGPQSGDGSTIINTMQQIVGAVATAITTSLLAMGEGQAAGVDKAQAFTRGTHYGLVFTLVLILAALVVSLKVRNFSHAEQPEAERDIQQAPSSHR from the coding sequence GTGCAAAACACGTCCACCTCTGCCTCTGTTCACCGGTCACGACCGGCCGTCCCCCATCCCTGGCCGGCCATCGCCGCGCTGATGATCGGGGCTTTCGTGGGCATGCTGAGCGAGACCTCGCTCAATATCGCCCTGCCCAACCTGATGGAGAGCTTCCAGATCCCCGCTGCCACCGTGCAATGGCTGGTCACGGGGTACATGCTGGTCATCGGCACCGTCCTGCCCTTCTCCAGCCTGATCTCCAAGTGGTTCACCACCAGGCAGACCGTGATCTTCGGCCTGGTCGCCTTCCTGGCAGGATCGGTGGTCTCGGCCATGGCCCCCACCTTCCCCGTCCTTCTGACGGGACGGCTGATCCAGGGCATCGGCACCGGCCTGATCCTGCCGCTCATGTTCACCGTGGCCATGCTGATCTTCCCGCCAGCCCGCCTGGGCACGGTCATGGGCATGTGCGCCCTGGTCATCATGTTCGCTCCCGCCATCGGCCCGACCCTGACCGGGATCATCCTGGGCAAGCTGACCTGGCACTGGATCTTCTGGTTCTTCACCCCCTTCCTGGTTGTGGCTCTGGTCTTCGCCGTCTGCTTCCTGAAGAATGTGGGGACCATCACCCACCAGCGGCCCGACCTGGCCTCCATTCTGGAATCCATTGTCGGCTTCGGCGGACTGGTGGCAGGTGTCAGCCTGGCCAGCCGGTACGGATGGCTCTCCCCCGTCACCCTGATCATCCTGGTCGTGGCCCTAGTAGCCCTGGTCCTCTATATTCGTCGTCAGCTGAGCCTGGAACACCCGGTGCTCAACCTGCGCATCTTCTCCATCCCGGCCTTCCGCTACGGCGCCACCCTGGTCATGCTGGACTTCGCAGTCATCCTCTCCTCCATGTATCTGCTGCCCCAGTTCCTGCAGCGTGGGCTGCTCCTGCCCGTGGCCATGACCGGCATCCTCATGCTGCCCGGCGGGGCCATCAACGCCCTGGTCTCGGCCTTCGCCGGCCGGCTCTACGACGGCTTCGGGGCTCGTATGCCCGTCCGCTGCGGCTTCCTTGTCGCCCTGCTCGGCACGGTCATCCTCCTGTTCACCGGCCCGCACACCCCTGTGGCCTTGGTGGTTGCTGCCCATATCATTTTGATGATTGGCTGCCCCCTGGCCATGTCGCCAGCCCAGACCTACGCGCTCAACTCTCTGAGCGGCCCGCAGTCCGGCGATGGAAGCACCATCATCAACACCATGCAGCAGATCGTAGGAGCCGTGGCCACAGCCATTACCACCTCCCTGCTGGCCATGGGCGAGGGGCAGGCAGCCGGAGTTGACAAAGCCCAGGCCTTCACCAGGGGCACCCACTACGGACTGGTCTTCACCTTGGTGCTGATTCTGGCTGCTCTGGTCGTCTCTTTGAAGGTGCGCAACTTCTCCCATGCCGAGCAGCCAGAGGCCGAACGGGACATTCAGCAAGCTCCAAGTTCGCACCGCTAG
- a CDS encoding glucose-6-phosphate dehydrogenase assembly protein OpcA, whose product MIVRLNNTTTSAIAREIDELHVERGEAAQGRVLTLVIITEQANLETALETINAASREHPCRVIAIVTDAEDHQAGQDADQRTAAAQTSDDCVSYKNTDHNGDRTLDAEIRFGSDAGAGEVVVLRPVAALLDHSDALVIPLLVPDAPLVVWWPTNPPLDPSQDPIGTMAASRITDAMEADDRQATFAGLLAHSHAEDVDLSWTRITIWRALLTSMVQQPPHLPIRSVRVTGQAHYLPLELLASWLALKLKVPVTVERDPQAQAVTGVYFERPDGVMSMERHHDDQARINQPGQAPQTISMPLRSAVDCMSEELGRLDPDEVYQDVIHIGWGMVDHQ is encoded by the coding sequence ATGATCGTCAGACTGAACAACACCACTACCTCCGCCATCGCCCGGGAGATCGACGAACTCCACGTTGAACGCGGGGAGGCCGCCCAGGGACGGGTGCTGACCCTGGTCATCATCACCGAGCAGGCCAATCTGGAGACAGCCCTGGAGACCATAAACGCCGCAAGCCGCGAACATCCCTGCCGGGTCATCGCCATAGTGACCGATGCCGAAGACCATCAGGCCGGGCAGGATGCGGACCAGAGGACCGCTGCAGCACAGACCTCTGATGACTGCGTCTCCTACAAGAACACCGACCACAATGGGGATCGCACGCTGGATGCCGAAATACGCTTCGGCTCGGATGCTGGTGCCGGCGAAGTGGTGGTCTTGCGACCAGTGGCAGCCCTGCTGGACCATTCCGACGCGCTGGTCATTCCCCTCCTGGTGCCGGATGCGCCTCTAGTAGTCTGGTGGCCCACCAATCCGCCCCTGGATCCCTCGCAGGATCCCATCGGGACCATGGCCGCCAGCAGAATCACCGATGCCATGGAGGCCGACGATCGCCAGGCCACCTTCGCCGGGCTGCTGGCCCATTCGCACGCTGAGGACGTGGACCTGTCCTGGACCAGGATCACCATCTGGCGAGCGCTGCTGACCTCCATGGTGCAGCAGCCGCCCCACCTGCCCATCCGTTCGGTCAGGGTAACCGGCCAAGCCCACTACCTGCCGTTGGAGCTGCTGGCCTCCTGGCTGGCCCTGAAGCTAAAGGTGCCGGTCACAGTCGAACGCGACCCGCAGGCTCAGGCGGTCACCGGCGTCTACTTCGAACGTCCGGACGGGGTCATGAGCATGGAGCGCCACCATGACGACCAGGCCCGGATCAACCAGCCCGGTCAGGCCCCGCAGACCATCTCCATGCCCCTGCGCTCTGCCGTGGACTGCATGAGCGAGGAACTGGGTCGGTTGGATCCTGACGAGGTCTATCAGGATGTCATCCACATCGGCTGGGGAATGGTCGACCACCAGTAG
- the zwf gene encoding glucose-6-phosphate dehydrogenase, with protein sequence MPRIAGPSSLVIFGVTGDLAKKKLLPAVYDLANRGLLPASFGLIGFGRRDWSDQQFVAFAEENVRAHCRTPFNESTWRHLSQGMRFVKGSFDDAEAFRRLSATVSELDRVRGTRGNHAFYMSVPPKAFPQVARQLAESGLSHSKEGAWRRVIIEKPFGHDLASAKELDRVVSEVFEPDSVFRIDHYLGKETVQNILALRFANMMFEPVWNSNYVSHVQITMAEDMGIGGRAGYYDGIGAARDVIQNHLLQLMALTAMEEPVSFSASDLTAEKTKILSAVRLPKDLAAHTARGQYTAGWQGSQHVVGYLDEDGIDPSSTTETYAAIRLDVDTRRWAGVPFYLRTGKRLGKRVSEIAIVFKRAPHLPFEATATRELGANAVVIRVQPDEGVTMRFGAKTPGSAMEVRDVNMDFSYGRSFTEASPEAYERLILDVLLGDPPLFPTTEEVNLSWKILDPIEEFWAGQGQPQPYRAGTWGPREADLMLARDGYHWRMP encoded by the coding sequence ATGCCGCGCATCGCGGGCCCCAGCTCATTGGTCATTTTCGGCGTCACCGGAGATCTGGCCAAGAAAAAGCTCTTGCCGGCTGTTTATGACCTGGCCAACCGGGGGCTGCTTCCAGCCAGCTTCGGGCTGATCGGCTTCGGACGGCGCGACTGGAGCGACCAGCAGTTCGTCGCCTTTGCGGAGGAGAACGTCCGCGCCCACTGCCGCACCCCCTTCAACGAATCCACCTGGCGACATCTGAGCCAGGGCATGCGCTTCGTCAAGGGCAGCTTCGACGATGCCGAGGCCTTCCGCCGCCTGTCGGCCACCGTCTCGGAGCTGGATCGGGTCCGGGGCACACGCGGCAACCATGCCTTCTACATGTCAGTGCCGCCCAAGGCCTTCCCCCAGGTGGCCCGTCAGTTGGCCGAGTCGGGGCTTTCCCACTCCAAGGAAGGGGCCTGGCGCCGCGTCATCATCGAGAAGCCCTTCGGCCACGACCTGGCCTCGGCCAAGGAGCTTGACCGGGTGGTCTCCGAGGTCTTTGAGCCGGATTCGGTCTTCCGCATCGACCACTACCTGGGCAAGGAGACCGTGCAGAACATCCTGGCCCTGCGCTTCGCCAACATGATGTTCGAGCCGGTCTGGAACTCCAACTACGTCTCCCACGTGCAGATCACCATGGCCGAGGATATGGGGATCGGCGGCAGGGCCGGCTACTACGACGGAATCGGAGCAGCCCGGGACGTCATCCAGAACCACCTCCTGCAGCTGATGGCCCTGACGGCCATGGAGGAGCCGGTCTCCTTCTCAGCATCGGATCTGACGGCTGAGAAGACCAAGATCCTTTCTGCTGTCCGTCTTCCCAAGGACCTGGCGGCCCACACCGCTCGAGGCCAGTACACGGCCGGCTGGCAGGGGTCCCAGCACGTGGTCGGCTACCTGGACGAGGACGGCATAGACCCCTCCTCCACCACTGAAACCTATGCGGCCATCAGGCTGGATGTGGACACCCGCCGCTGGGCCGGCGTCCCCTTCTACCTGCGCACGGGCAAGCGCCTGGGCAAGAGGGTCAGCGAGATCGCCATCGTCTTCAAGCGTGCCCCCCACCTGCCCTTCGAGGCCACAGCCACCCGGGAACTGGGCGCCAACGCCGTAGTCATCCGCGTACAGCCCGACGAGGGCGTGACCATGCGTTTCGGAGCCAAGACCCCTGGCTCGGCCATGGAGGTGCGCGACGTCAACATGGACTTCTCCTACGGACGTTCCTTCACCGAGGCCTCCCCCGAGGCCTACGAGCGGCTGATCCTGGACGTGCTCCTGGGAGACCCGCCCCTCTTCCCCACCACCGAGGAGGTCAATCTCTCCTGGAAGATCCTGGACCCCATCGAGGAGTTCTGGGCAGGACAGGGCCAGCCCCAGCCCTACCGCGCCGGCACCTGGGGTCCGCGGGAGGCTGATCTGATGCTGGCCCGCGACGGATACCACTGGAGGATGCCATGA
- a CDS encoding FtsX-like permease family protein, whose translation MFVLKNAWFTIRRHAARSLVMVLACLVVTALATTAATVLQADTKARTTDYESQQVDAVISPRKGTKASPLGWNEYSKYAQRLQMDGMQYKAYFHETADISPEGLPQSGTYSLVGVSDKEAEPTLPHGPFTVDQGKGLDYASQNASGAQTVLISKQMAQANKLKVGDTLTIKDPRQQDQQVKLTISGTYHYRKAADQTANRAIYTAYPTFAMLGLDAASKPGDPGHELLVAFVLDSPSTYQKFIKELRKDGLKASQYDIDSPSLKDYQRRMEPVHRAADQARTTIILVCLLGGLILLGCLFLMLRSRANEIGMAITIGVHKARLGWQFALETLLLTLPGLVLGLALGTAISRPLGRSLFRLGSLASMPHAGLIWKMILIGLAVCLVLALAAAARVAAFRTAQLYTNDLEDEA comes from the coding sequence ATGTTCGTTCTCAAGAACGCCTGGTTCACCATCAGGCGGCATGCGGCGCGGAGCCTGGTCATGGTTCTGGCCTGCCTGGTCGTGACGGCTCTGGCCACGACGGCGGCCACCGTGCTCCAGGCTGACACCAAGGCACGCACCACAGACTACGAATCCCAACAGGTGGATGCCGTCATCAGCCCGCGCAAGGGAACCAAGGCCTCTCCCCTGGGCTGGAACGAGTATTCCAAGTACGCCCAGCGCCTGCAGATGGATGGCATGCAGTACAAGGCCTACTTCCATGAGACCGCCGACATCAGCCCGGAGGGACTACCCCAGTCAGGCACCTACTCCCTGGTGGGCGTCTCCGACAAGGAGGCCGAACCCACCCTGCCTCACGGCCCCTTCACAGTCGATCAGGGCAAGGGACTGGACTACGCCTCCCAGAATGCCTCCGGCGCCCAGACCGTGCTGATCTCCAAGCAAATGGCACAGGCCAACAAGCTCAAGGTGGGCGACACCCTGACCATCAAGGATCCCCGCCAGCAGGATCAGCAGGTCAAGCTGACCATCTCCGGCACCTACCACTACCGTAAGGCCGCCGATCAGACAGCCAACCGGGCCATTTACACGGCCTATCCCACTTTTGCCATGCTGGGGCTGGATGCAGCCAGCAAGCCCGGAGACCCCGGCCATGAACTGCTCGTGGCCTTCGTCCTGGATTCGCCGAGCACCTACCAGAAGTTCATCAAGGAGCTGCGCAAGGACGGGCTCAAGGCTTCGCAGTACGACATCGACTCCCCCAGCCTGAAGGACTACCAGCGGCGGATGGAGCCTGTTCACAGGGCCGCCGACCAGGCGCGAACCACCATTATCCTGGTCTGCCTGCTGGGCGGGCTGATTCTGCTGGGCTGTCTGTTCCTCATGCTGCGCAGCCGTGCCAACGAAATCGGCATGGCCATCACCATCGGGGTCCACAAGGCTCGGCTGGGTTGGCAGTTCGCCCTGGAGACCCTCCTGCTCACCCTGCCCGGACTGGTGCTGGGCCTGGCTCTGGGCACCGCGATCAGTCGGCCCCTGGGCCGGTCGCTCTTCCGGCTGGGGAGCCTGGCCAGCATGCCGCATGCTGGTCTGATCTGGAAGATGATCCTGATTGGCCTGGCCGTCTGCCTGGTCCTCGCTCTGGCAGCAGCCGCCAGGGTAGCGGCCTTCAGAACCGCCCAGCTATACACCAACGACCTGGAGGACGAGGCATGA
- a CDS encoding HD domain-containing protein codes for MVGMIPNVPMAEALHRQYAPSQAAYELIHTHCQIIAALAVRMADQVNERLLRDDDPDGVLPERPLDRDLVRTGALLHDIGTYRILKDDGSQGRPLTFQGERYIEHGLEGYHLLLDAGVDESVAQFARNHTGVGLTRRQVEEEHLNLPPDDYLPVNPEQEVVMYADKFHSKHQPPIFVSEPTAAKRTAKYGPDNLARWRQLVARYGVPDLQPLAKHYGMTIV; via the coding sequence ATGGTCGGTATGATTCCCAATGTTCCCATGGCCGAGGCCCTGCACCGTCAGTATGCGCCCTCCCAAGCCGCCTATGAACTGATACACACCCACTGCCAGATCATTGCCGCCCTCGCGGTGCGTATGGCCGACCAGGTCAACGAACGCCTGCTGCGTGATGATGATCCTGACGGGGTTCTGCCCGAGCGGCCTCTGGACCGTGACCTGGTCCGCACGGGCGCCTTGCTGCACGACATCGGTACCTACCGGATCCTCAAGGACGATGGTTCCCAGGGCCGCCCCCTGACCTTCCAGGGCGAGCGGTACATCGAACATGGGCTGGAGGGTTACCACTTGCTGCTGGACGCTGGGGTGGACGAGTCGGTGGCCCAGTTCGCCCGCAACCATACCGGGGTGGGGCTGACCCGCCGCCAGGTTGAGGAGGAGCATCTGAACCTGCCGCCTGACGACTACCTGCCGGTCAACCCTGAGCAGGAGGTGGTCATGTATGCGGACAAGTTCCACAGCAAGCACCAGCCGCCCATCTTCGTCTCCGAGCCCACTGCCGCCAAGCGCACAGCCAAGTATGGTCCCGACAACCTGGCCCGCTGGAGGCAGCTGGTGGCCCGGTACGGGGTGCCGGATCTGCAGCCCCTGGCCAAGCACTACGGCATGACCATCGTCTGA
- a CDS encoding SNF2-related protein translates to MDWHAAVYGSRAVGSGGHGFYDPGDDEEGRTFGDPDTISDAALRRLGGKAYFRAHQLLDDRRFTDLRLRHLGALTVLKGRVPATYQPDGDCMVQARLDEQAHRVIDSSCTCRAFGRQGPACKHVVALIMAYNESSQAFAGSDDWDGDQGRSSSARSTSGPLAAYMHRQEVRRRQAFRDRQLSLLKQESGPVGGRHLPIGSVGLIPDLTSERGGWLVRLHITLSSHGVAYLVKDLPALLRAVDHGEFMSYGRRLAFIHSRDTFDERTQALLTILERAGAIRRSLAEQEGGMRRRLARAGLAGIRLSDDEVAQILDLFVDSGLTLDYTPPEDSFLQTMPAPVLDGDPDPGIAVSKEADGYRITHALAVERFIVGQASSFVIVRPSQPGLGLDPGPVIHRCSARFMRHRDLLETLCRPGEDRDLHLDADDLDLFARTVLPDLDQGAQEGSGLSASLPEELDARRRPPCRIELYLDRDRQGVSCDLKARYGDRLLSIGADPASEDEPGRDRESESLAWQTVRRYFPLMEEGLARIPEENEEAIHTLLTRGLPVLKGLGRVFSTPAFDGLSVVSHPQIRVGVRVRSGLVEISPIADEVQPEEAAAILADHRRRRRFHRLRNGAFVELDDLNTEAVDTLAQDLGIDPADLAKGPVHVPEFQLGYLDALVPEQDRDPSFRDYLKERKPDPQGFRVPDGLRGQLRPYQVEGLRWLCTLSDRGFGGILADEMGLGKTIQMLAYLLSRRDQARGRGPSLIVCPASLVYNWEAECRRFTPDLRVAVLAGGRSQRQALLDQAGSYDLLITSYDLLRRDLDRYRSLPWYALVLDEAQYIKNHATKAARAVRALDSLHRFALTGTPIENRLSELWSIFDFLMPGMLGPYSRFRDRFEMPILSGDQDAQSRLQALVGPFILRRLKSQVLTDLPEKIENVISVPLQGHQRKLYAALEQELRATLNKERDQEYEVGKIQVLAQLTRLREVCCDPRLVYQDQGRDRRGDSAKLDAIEDLVASCQDAGRKMLIFSQFTSYLDLIAQRLRRLDVSYDLITGATSKKRRLELVEQFNRDATPVFLISLKAGNTGLNLTGACVVVHADPWWNAAAQEQANDRAHRIGQTQDVNVYQIVAKDTIEERILNLQHSKSDLASRFVDSAASTGAASVARLSRKDLLALLG, encoded by the coding sequence GTGGATTGGCATGCAGCGGTCTACGGGTCAAGAGCCGTTGGTTCAGGAGGCCATGGCTTCTATGATCCGGGCGACGATGAGGAGGGGCGGACCTTCGGCGATCCAGACACCATCTCTGACGCCGCTCTGCGCCGATTGGGCGGCAAGGCCTACTTCCGCGCCCATCAACTGCTGGATGACCGCCGCTTTACAGACCTGCGCCTGCGGCACTTGGGGGCTCTGACCGTTCTCAAGGGGCGTGTGCCCGCCACCTATCAGCCGGATGGCGACTGCATGGTCCAGGCTCGGCTGGACGAGCAGGCCCATCGGGTCATCGACTCCTCCTGCACCTGCCGGGCCTTTGGGCGCCAGGGTCCTGCCTGCAAGCATGTCGTCGCCCTGATCATGGCCTACAACGAGTCCAGCCAGGCCTTTGCAGGATCGGATGACTGGGACGGCGACCAGGGTCGATCCAGTTCCGCCCGGTCGACCTCGGGACCCCTGGCAGCCTACATGCACCGGCAGGAGGTTCGGCGTCGGCAGGCCTTTCGTGACCGCCAGCTGAGCCTGCTCAAGCAGGAGAGCGGACCGGTTGGCGGCCGTCACCTGCCCATCGGCTCGGTCGGGCTTATCCCCGATCTGACCAGTGAGCGCGGCGGCTGGCTGGTCCGTCTGCACATCACCCTGTCCTCCCACGGGGTCGCCTACCTGGTCAAGGACCTTCCGGCCCTGCTGCGTGCCGTGGATCATGGCGAATTCATGTCTTACGGGCGGCGGCTGGCCTTCATTCATTCTCGTGACACCTTTGATGAACGGACCCAGGCTCTGCTGACCATTCTTGAAAGGGCCGGTGCCATCCGCCGCAGCCTGGCCGAACAGGAGGGGGGCATGCGCCGCCGCCTTGCACGCGCAGGATTGGCGGGGATCCGGCTCAGCGACGACGAAGTGGCGCAGATCCTCGACCTGTTCGTAGACTCCGGGCTCACCCTGGACTATACGCCTCCCGAGGACTCCTTCCTGCAGACCATGCCTGCCCCCGTCCTCGACGGGGATCCGGACCCTGGCATCGCGGTCAGCAAGGAGGCGGATGGCTACCGGATCACCCATGCCCTGGCCGTGGAGCGCTTCATCGTCGGTCAGGCCTCTTCCTTCGTTATCGTGCGCCCTTCGCAACCCGGCTTAGGGCTGGATCCGGGGCCGGTCATCCATCGTTGCAGCGCGCGCTTCATGCGTCATCGGGATCTGCTGGAGACCCTCTGCCGTCCTGGCGAGGATCGGGATCTGCATCTGGATGCCGACGACCTGGATCTGTTCGCCCGGACCGTCCTGCCTGACCTGGATCAGGGCGCCCAGGAAGGATCCGGGCTCTCTGCCAGTCTGCCCGAGGAGCTGGATGCCCGGCGGCGGCCGCCCTGCAGGATCGAACTTTACCTGGACAGGGATCGGCAGGGGGTCAGCTGTGACCTCAAGGCCCGCTACGGGGACCGTCTTCTGTCCATCGGCGCTGATCCTGCCTCGGAGGATGAACCCGGCAGAGATCGGGAGAGCGAGTCTTTGGCCTGGCAGACGGTTCGCCGCTATTTCCCCTTGATGGAGGAGGGGCTGGCCCGTATCCCCGAGGAGAACGAGGAGGCCATCCACACACTGTTGACCCGGGGCCTGCCTGTGCTCAAGGGTCTGGGACGGGTCTTCTCCACCCCGGCCTTCGACGGGCTGAGCGTCGTCTCTCATCCGCAGATCCGCGTGGGTGTGCGGGTGCGCTCCGGCCTGGTCGAGATCTCGCCCATCGCCGATGAGGTGCAGCCCGAGGAGGCTGCTGCCATCCTGGCCGACCATCGCCGCCGTCGGCGCTTCCATCGCCTGCGCAACGGGGCTTTCGTCGAATTGGATGATCTGAATACCGAGGCTGTGGATACCCTGGCCCAAGACCTGGGCATCGACCCTGCTGATCTGGCCAAGGGGCCGGTCCATGTGCCTGAATTCCAGCTCGGCTACCTGGATGCGCTGGTGCCCGAGCAGGACCGCGATCCCAGCTTTCGAGACTACCTGAAGGAGCGCAAACCTGACCCTCAGGGGTTCAGGGTCCCTGACGGGCTCCGCGGACAGCTCAGGCCCTACCAGGTCGAGGGGCTGCGTTGGCTATGCACCCTGAGCGACCGCGGATTCGGCGGCATCCTGGCCGACGAGATGGGTCTGGGCAAGACAATACAGATGCTGGCCTACCTGCTCTCCCGTCGGGATCAGGCCAGGGGTCGGGGACCGTCGCTGATCGTCTGTCCGGCCTCCTTGGTCTACAACTGGGAGGCCGAGTGTCGCCGCTTTACGCCGGATCTGCGGGTGGCGGTCCTGGCCGGAGGGCGCAGCCAACGTCAGGCTCTGCTGGATCAGGCCGGGTCCTACGATCTGCTGATTACCTCATACGATTTGCTCAGGCGGGACCTGGACCGGTATCGGAGCCTGCCCTGGTATGCCTTGGTTCTGGATGAGGCCCAGTACATCAAGAACCATGCCACCAAGGCCGCGCGGGCCGTACGCGCTCTGGACAGCCTGCACCGGTTCGCTCTGACCGGCACGCCCATCGAGAACCGGCTGTCTGAGCTTTGGAGCATCTTTGACTTCCTGATGCCGGGGATGCTGGGTCCATACTCTCGGTTCCGGGACCGCTTCGAAATGCCCATACTCAGCGGCGATCAGGATGCCCAGTCCCGGCTCCAGGCCCTGGTGGGGCCTTTCATTCTGCGCCGGCTCAAGTCACAGGTGCTGACGGATCTGCCCGAGAAGATCGAAAACGTGATCAGCGTGCCCCTGCAGGGTCATCAGCGCAAGCTCTATGCGGCCCTGGAGCAGGAGCTGAGGGCTACCCTCAACAAAGAGCGCGACCAGGAGTACGAGGTCGGCAAGATTCAGGTCCTGGCCCAGCTGACCAGGCTGCGGGAGGTCTGCTGCGATCCGCGTCTGGTCTATCAGGATCAGGGTAGAGACCGGCGCGGCGATTCGGCCAAGCTGGATGCCATCGAGGATCTGGTGGCCTCCTGCCAGGATGCCGGACGCAAGATGCTGATCTTCTCCCAGTTCACCTCCTACCTGGACCTGATAGCCCAGCGGCTCCGTCGGTTGGACGTGTCCTACGACCTGATCACCGGCGCCACCTCCAAGAAGCGGCGGCTGGAGCTGGTGGAACAGTTCAATAGGGATGCCACGCCGGTTTTCCTGATCTCCCTGAAGGCCGGCAACACCGGGCTCAACCTGACCGGAGCCTGTGTGGTGGTCCATGCGGACCCCTGGTGGAACGCCGCAGCCCAGGAGCAGGCCAACGACCGCGCCCACCGGATCGGCCAGACCCAGGACGTCAACGTCTACCAGATCGTCGCCAAGGACACCATCGAGGAGCGCATCCTCAACCTGCAGCACAGCAAGAGCGACCTGGCATCGCGCTTTGTCGATTCGGCTGCCTCCACCGGTGCTGCCAGCGTGGCCAGGCTGAGCAGAAAAGACCTCCTGGCCCTGCTGGGCTGA